Genomic DNA from Parambassis ranga chromosome 5, fParRan2.1, whole genome shotgun sequence:
tttcAATTCATCAAATAAATATATCATATAATATACCAACACCATTGAATTCCTTAACTACTTTCCTATTGAAGAAGAGGCCGGCATTTATCTCTCCTATCACTACCATGAAGAAATGCACTTTAGTTTAGTGGTACAGATGTGTTTTCCTGGAAATGAAGTACACCGTGTGATATCTGAAATCTGTCTTCACAGACTCAAGGTTCATCCTAACCTACTGAAGTGTTCCCATGTACACAGATAATGACCACTTGAAAGCTGCCATTCAGCTCTGAACCCTGTTTCCAAGAAAAAATGTTCACATCAGCCGTGTTTCTCGTGAGGTATGAAAACAGCAGAATGCACAGCTGAAGGCTTCTCAGTACAGAGCCTTCCTGGAAAACACATACAACGAATTGACCTCTATCTATGAGCCGtgacccctgctgctgctgcttccctgCACtgccacgcacacacatttttggggagagaaatgagagcacacacacatacactagaaaataaagaaaatattttattgtgaagcCATGTGGAACAGCAGCAACCTTCATCCGAATGTAGTCAAACCTCTACCAGGTGACCGACGAAGGCAACTGTACATGTATAATGTGGATATACTGTGTGTGGTAGAGCATGGAGCAGGGTATGCTGAGGGAAAATTAAAGGATGATCCCCCcatagcatatatatatataaatatctatTATTAGTGAAGCAATTTTTAAAAAGTAGTGAGtagaggaaggagaaagaacACAGGCTGACAgcattttatgttttcataGGCACTTTAACAACCGGTTGTTATCTAAAATACCGGTGATAAGAGGACTCTAACAGAGAAAGTCCAGCAAATCACTGACTGTAATTCTAAATCATCTTGTGTTGATTTTATAACAAAAATGCAACTGGATTTATAATCGCAATATAAAGAAATCACAGCTTTACTGTTTTGTTATCATATGTGTTGTGTTGCAAGTAAAGCATGCGCTAGTGCAGACTGATCCGAGTAATACCACCTACTGCCCTCAAGATGGTGTTGAGAGTCAATGTCGCATCCGATCTGCTTTCACTCTCATTTAGAAGGAAGTAGAAAGTCTGCCAGATGCTAAATTTCTTTTAACTCTAACCTCTTGTAGTTTAAGTTAATAGAAAGATTAACAGTAAGTGCAATGACGGCTGAAGAGAAGAACTAACAGAGAAAACTGGCTCGGATTTGATTTTGTTGTGGCACAGACCTCTTGCTTCTGCACCCTTGCACACCTCTTAGACAAATAATAACATTTAGTTTTTGTGTAAACATGAATTTGTAATGACTGATTCATAGATGGATTAGTTTTTTTATCTGCATTGAGCATCACACGTTTAGCCTTAACAAATTAATTAAAGCAATTCTACTTCCTGGTGGATCTACAGTTCCCTCATTTcgtattgtgttttttttttctctctcaagtaaaaataaaagaagcaaAGGCTAGAAGCTAAATAGTCAAATACCAAGTTCATTCTTAaatattgtgttgtttgtgtatgagtgtgtgtagtgtCTAATTTTCGTCGCCGTTCTCCCCTGCACCCTTGATAAGGCGTTTGTTGCCCCTCTTCCCTCCTGGTCCGCGTGGCTTGGCAAAGGCCTGCTTTAAGGTGTGCTCAATCGGGTGAACCTCCTCATACAGGAAGTCCTCTGTCAGGCCATCACCGCTGTCTATCTCCATCTATACACACATAATCACCCATGTAAATTATCATGGAGATGAAAGTGTcaccttctctctgtgtgtgggtgattTGGGAGACTTGTACCTTTTTGGTGACCTCCAGCTGGTACTCTCTCTCCACCTCATCCAGTAGCCTGTTCTTACAGCTGGAGTACAACATTCGCTCCTTGATACTACAAGTGTATCCCGGCATTGAATATATGAACACTGGAACAGAGGAGGTTGAGGAAATGAAGTTATACACCGCTACACTGGATCAGATGTAAATGATGCTAAACTAGTTCTATTATGGGTCTGATACAAAAACCAGGCTCAGAATAAAACCTGTCACATCCATCAACTCCTCTAACACATTACAGTCAGACCAATGATCCATCAATGATTGAGGAGGACCATTAAACAGTGGAAACAAAGGACTGAGTACTATGCTTCACACATGCTGATGTTTATTGCCAAAATTTAAATGTCCTTATTTTGGTTTCTAGTCAATTGTGCACAGATCAGTGCATTTCAATATGGTTAGTTGCTAAGCAACACATTATCTAGAATATAATTCaatttagtagtagtagtacagTATTTTAACTTCTGTGATGAAAACGTTTGATGATGAAAGTTTTAAAGAGGAAGAATTGTACACTGAATTGTAATGATATAGTACGATTCAGTCAGTGATCAGAATGAATTCATGTAGTTAGATCACTTTGAAAACTAATTTTGACCTAAACACGAAATAGAAATCATTCTCCTTTTAGCTCTCTGAGGCCCGGCTCCTGAAGGTAATTTTTGTCTTCCTTTTGGCCCTTTTCCACCACAGGAACTTTCTGGGAGCAAGAACCTTCGGAGGTACACCTTGTGTTTCCACCACAGGAAGAAGggtttaaattaaattactATTTTATGCTACTAAATGTCCCTTCTTGGTTGACTGGGCTTGCAGGGCTTAAAATCTGTCATTGGTCAAGTAGCTGCATGGTTTTATAAAAACATCTGATGCGGTTTTTACTTCAGCAAGAACTCTAGGTAAATTCACAGAAagatctttctctctctttccggACTCACACATGGACCATTAAAAACAGAATGATATTTGGTACATAGAGACAACTTGATGCCTGTTTACTGACTCAGCGCTTCCTGCcgctgtccctgatgggagtgTTTGAAGTTGAAGAAGTGGTATCTAGGTGAATCCATGGGAATCCTGTAGGGAAGTTCATGGGTTTCTGTCGGTTTGGTGTGAACTAACTCGATGGTCTCTTTCTCTACATCTACCctctgcaacacaacacacacaaaacacaagacAGCTTTGTTGAGAGCTCATGTCAAGTATGTTGCACACTGAGCAGTGAGCCATAAACAGGGCTCACCAGCTGAATGTAGTTGATGCGTTTCTGCTTGAGCTGCTCCAGAGCTCGCTTGGCCTCCTCTTGTAAAGGGAATGCAAGACCCTGAAGAGTCTGTGCCCTTTTGTCTAAGCCAAACTCCATCGTTACCTGCAGGGTAAAAACAGCTCTTAACACCTCACAGaacacagctgtgtgagcaGAAAAGGTTAGAATCAACAAACCCTCGCTCGTGCTGTTGGAGTCCCAATTCGCCTGCGTTCATCCTGTGGACACAAGATAACTGACTTTTTCTTTCAAACGCAACACAATGTATTCCATGTTTTAGGAAGAAAATAAACTTACCCATACGACTTTATCCTGCAGGCAAGAAAAAAATAGCATAAAAAAGCATACAGGATGAGCACACATATCTCATATAACAACCCATTCCCTCAAACTCTCTGGATGTTTTAAATCTGTACCTCTGTGACTTTAATTCGTTGTAACTCCTGCTCAGCTGCTGTGAGTGGAGCtggggaggagcaggaggacttGTGTCGCAGGTATCCCTGGAAACACAGGTCATCCtacaagacagagacacaatgaAAGGCTGGTACCTCATCACCAGGCAGCAGACAGTTGATTCAGATGGATCATTACCTCGACTGTGCCAAACATTTCATCTCTTATATGACCTCCTCCAAACTCTTTCTTCAGTGTGGCACGGGTTGCTGCATACACCATCTTCTGTCTTACCTGGAGGATATAGGAGGATTTTAAACACAgctattttgcttttttgtctCCTACAACCCTCACAGATTGATTTCAGTATTCAGGTGTGTATTGTTCTGACTcaaatttattaatttattagatttaaaaaatgtgattcTCATTCTCTGTTACTTTAAAGGTGTTTAATTTACATAGGTCaatattattcattcatttcaagtttttgtttttaattaatgaCTAGACATACTGGTGATTGGTCAGGTGACCAGGCAATGAAGAGCCACTCATAGCCCTGTGCATTCTTTGAGTCCAGGCGGTAGAGGATGTAGCATGGCTCCTGAGGCGTgagcagaggaagcaggaaCTGATCATAATCCTTGTCCCAGCTCTGCACTGGCTCTCTGCATGAATCTAGGACCAGCtcctctgcagaaaaaaaaagatgtggtaTTTGAACAAGGTAAAGGGCCGGCCTGCCTACTGAATTCAAGAAATGTTTACCATTTCTGATGATGATCTTCATTATTCTGATGGCACCTCCCCTCGCTCGGGCCAGAAACTCTTTCAGCTCAGATGTTGCTGAAGTAACCAGATATAAGGCAGACAAGTCAAAACTACAGATGGTGGGGTTGAGACAGAGTTGGGTAAGTAACAACCTGAGACTTCAATGAGAAAATTTGATCCACTGCCAGAAAGTCACGCTATAACCTAAAGTGACTCAGACAGGAGACACACCAAACACCCACTGACTGATTTGGGTTGGAGGACTAAAACAACTTTCTCATTCCACAGCCTTCCAAAGCCCATGGTCGTCACAGAAACCTGGATTTAGCCATTTGTTgtactccttcctcctctgtcaccatAGTTACCAAACACAGCGGTCTCATAAATGATGTAAGAACAGGTGAGAAAGGTGAGAGAGGTATGCTTCCGTCTACCTGCCACCCCCCCATCGCTCCAATTACCAAATGCCATAACACACACTTATATAACTATATTAAACTATCTATGCTGATCATTATGATCAATAACACTAAACGCTCATTTTAACGGTATCACTCTACAACAGGCACACAATTTTATCCAGGTGTAGCTTTTTAAATTAGATTATAATTTACATTTTGCATAAGAAAGACGATGATATGTAATGAATGATGAGgataattacacacacaaaaaacaaacatcagaaaaaaaaataccagcaTGATTATGCAGATTTTAAATGACTCAATTTAAAGACTATAACGAGAAAAAAATAGGTACATAGGTACAGCGTCCTTTACAAAAGAAATGAACTTACCGCAAATTCCCGTTTGGTGTGACATCTTTGGCAATGAGTCTTCACCGTTTCACACTCCTCTCATGCAGTCAGGACCAGGTCCAGGTGTCTGTGTCCTCGCTCTCCTTGCTGAGCAGGTAGGTGTCTCTCCACTGATGGCAGACAGATGGACCCACGCACACCACTGACATAAACGCCTCAAGGGTAACTTGGGAGCTTCCTAACACTTGAAACACAATCTGCGGAACTGTGGCCGATGAGTAATAACGTACCTGTCAGTGGATATGCCAGCCTAACCACTGATCTAAAACTGTTTGCGTATCGATGACTACAACTTTAGTAAGTCTTGACAGGGGAGCTTCACACTGGTCAAACACTGTCCTGTGCTGTGACGTGCGTAAGGCTGTGCAGAAACGATGCATTCGCTCATGACATCAGTGGTCAGTGCAGCGTTTTCAGTCAGCTGTAATGACATTTTATCACTCATTCACACAGAGTGGACGATCAACTCAGGCAGACGCAACTGCCTGATCTCAAATTCC
This window encodes:
- the twf2b gene encoding twinfilin-2b; translation: MSHQTGICATSELKEFLARARGGAIRIMKIIIRNEELVLDSCREPVQSWDKDYDQFLLPLLTPQEPCYILYRLDSKNAQGYEWLFIAWSPDQSPVRQKMVYAATRATLKKEFGGGHIRDEMFGTVEDDLCFQGYLRHKSSCSSPAPLTAAEQELQRIKVTEDKVVWDERRRIGTPTARARVTMEFGLDKRAQTLQGLAFPLQEEAKRALEQLKQKRINYIQLRVDVEKETIELVHTKPTETHELPYRIPMDSPRYHFFNFKHSHQGQRQEALMFIYSMPGYTCSIKERMLYSSCKNRLLDEVEREYQLEVTKKMEIDSGDGLTEDFLYEEVHPIEHTLKQAFAKPRGPGGKRGNKRLIKGAGENGDEN